One Limisphaerales bacterium DNA window includes the following coding sequences:
- a CDS encoding M28 family peptidase, protein MKKTILILALLGGNLPAADVVNGEAHFLSRVRQLTLEGRRSGEGYFSPDGRHIIFQSEREKHNPFYQIYTMDMQSGDVVRVSPGHGKTTCAFFRPNCDEVLFASSHVDPEAKAKQKSELDFRASGKTRRYSWDYDEQMDIFSFKRDGTAPKRLTTALGYDAEGAYSPDGKQIVFCSIRDAYGDVKLSAKEQARLKVDVSYFGEIYIMNADGSGQKRLTFMKGYDGGPFFSPDGKRIIWRHFTKKGDTADVFTMNTDGSDIQRLTDFKAMSWAPYFHPSGEYVVFASNKLGFSNFEVYMVDAAGTRKPVRVTHTDGFDGLPVFSPDGKQLMWTSNRTADKMSQLFIARWDHSAALAALGKAPKRTVAPEVEGCGIDQNCAGEKAAELGADISEGDLKKQIEIIASDAFEGRDTSSEGIRKAREYIIGRLKTLGLKSADAKGTYTHPMSFKYGVDIIKGKNELVITGKDGKETRFELGKDFNPMAFSVNNTVDSEVVFAGYGLGVAGKPGIGYDSYAGLNCTNKVVLVLRYVPEDVKPERRRKLMSSAALQLKATLARKHGAKGVIIVAGPNSDNAGKLIPVNYIRRSASSGVVAISGSHKLADALLAPSGKGSLKKIQTALDKENPHAPFGFNLPGVKIRVTSALKQVQRHDKNIIAILPPGVETKNPEYVMIGAHYDHLGYNDGSINPKGGNPGRIHNGADDNGSGTVTLLELAAWLAEERKKHPEKFKRGILFCWWTGEELGLIGSAQYAKNPIIPFKQVAAYVNLDMVGRLNNNKLIVQGLGTSSVWKKLIEKRNVAAGFGLKLENAPPQNTDNGSIDPKGVPSLAIFTGLHKDYHKPTDDPATLNYEGMERIAQFTGRLLLDLAGDMKRPDYIKVKRTAAPARGNMSAYTGVIPDYSSDVEGLLITDVGAGGPAAKAGIKGGDIVIKFDGKVIKNIYDYTAVLGAIKVGKATRITVLRAKKKVELEIIPARRK, encoded by the coding sequence ATGAAAAAAACAATTCTGATTCTAGCCCTTCTGGGTGGCAATCTTCCGGCCGCAGATGTTGTCAATGGCGAGGCGCATTTCCTTTCTCGCGTGCGCCAGCTCACTCTTGAAGGTCGGCGAAGTGGTGAAGGCTATTTCTCGCCCGATGGTCGGCACATCATTTTCCAAAGCGAACGCGAAAAACATAATCCGTTTTACCAGATTTATACGATGGATATGCAAAGCGGCGATGTGGTCCGCGTGTCGCCCGGTCATGGTAAAACCACCTGCGCGTTTTTTCGCCCGAATTGTGATGAGGTTCTCTTTGCCAGTTCTCATGTGGATCCTGAGGCGAAGGCCAAGCAAAAATCGGAATTGGACTTTCGCGCCTCCGGCAAGACGCGCCGGTACTCGTGGGATTACGATGAGCAGATGGACATTTTTTCTTTCAAGCGCGATGGCACTGCCCCGAAACGCCTCACCACCGCTCTGGGTTATGATGCGGAGGGAGCCTATTCGCCGGACGGAAAACAGATTGTGTTCTGTTCAATCCGTGACGCCTATGGCGACGTTAAACTTTCAGCGAAAGAGCAGGCACGTCTCAAAGTGGATGTCTCTTATTTTGGGGAGATTTATATTATGAACGCTGATGGCTCCGGCCAAAAACGTCTCACATTTATGAAGGGTTACGATGGCGGACCGTTTTTTTCGCCGGACGGCAAACGCATTATTTGGCGACACTTCACCAAAAAGGGCGATACCGCTGACGTCTTCACCATGAATACTGACGGCTCGGATATTCAGCGGCTCACCGATTTCAAAGCCATGTCATGGGCGCCGTATTTTCATCCGAGCGGCGAGTACGTGGTTTTCGCATCCAACAAACTCGGTTTTTCTAATTTTGAAGTGTATATGGTGGATGCTGCTGGAACCCGCAAACCGGTGCGTGTGACCCATACCGATGGCTTTGATGGGTTGCCGGTATTTTCCCCTGACGGCAAGCAGTTGATGTGGACCTCCAACCGCACGGCGGACAAAATGTCGCAACTCTTCATCGCCCGTTGGGACCACTCTGCCGCGCTCGCCGCGTTGGGGAAGGCGCCCAAGCGCACTGTAGCACCTGAAGTGGAGGGATGCGGCATTGATCAAAATTGTGCTGGAGAAAAGGCCGCCGAATTGGGGGCGGACATTTCAGAGGGAGACCTTAAAAAGCAAATTGAAATTATTGCCTCCGATGCATTTGAAGGCCGCGATACCAGTTCCGAGGGAATTCGCAAAGCACGCGAGTACATTATCGGTCGGCTCAAAACACTTGGTCTTAAGTCCGCCGATGCAAAGGGCACTTACACGCATCCGATGTCATTCAAATACGGCGTCGATATTATTAAAGGTAAAAATGAACTCGTCATCACAGGCAAGGACGGCAAAGAGACAAGGTTTGAGCTCGGCAAAGATTTTAATCCGATGGCTTTTTCTGTGAACAACACCGTCGACTCGGAAGTTGTTTTCGCCGGTTACGGGCTTGGCGTCGCGGGCAAACCGGGGATTGGTTACGATTCCTACGCTGGGCTCAATTGCACCAACAAGGTGGTGCTGGTGCTTCGTTATGTGCCGGAAGACGTAAAGCCTGAACGCCGGAGGAAACTGATGAGCAGTGCCGCGCTCCAGCTCAAAGCGACTCTCGCGCGGAAGCACGGTGCGAAAGGCGTGATCATTGTTGCCGGCCCTAATTCTGACAACGCCGGCAAACTGATCCCAGTAAACTACATCCGTCGCTCCGCCAGTAGCGGTGTAGTTGCCATTTCCGGCAGCCACAAACTCGCCGATGCACTCCTCGCACCCTCGGGGAAGGGGAGTCTCAAAAAAATCCAAACTGCCCTCGATAAGGAAAACCCGCATGCCCCGTTTGGGTTTAATTTGCCCGGTGTAAAAATCCGCGTCACCAGTGCCCTCAAACAAGTTCAAAGACACGACAAAAACATCATTGCCATCCTGCCGCCCGGCGTGGAAACCAAGAATCCAGAATATGTAATGATCGGCGCGCATTACGATCATCTCGGCTACAACGACGGCTCCATCAACCCCAAAGGCGGCAACCCCGGCCGCATTCATAATGGCGCAGATGACAACGGTTCCGGCACAGTCACGCTTCTTGAATTGGCCGCGTGGCTTGCTGAGGAACGCAAAAAACATCCGGAAAAATTCAAGCGCGGCATTCTCTTTTGTTGGTGGACCGGCGAAGAGCTTGGCCTTATCGGCTCCGCTCAATATGCAAAAAATCCCATCATCCCGTTCAAGCAGGTTGCCGCTTACGTCAATCTTGATATGGTGGGCCGCCTGAATAACAACAAACTCATCGTCCAAGGATTAGGCACCTCCAGTGTTTGGAAAAAACTCATTGAGAAACGGAACGTTGCCGCCGGCTTCGGCCTCAAGCTGGAAAATGCTCCACCTCAGAATACCGACAATGGTTCCATCGATCCCAAAGGCGTTCCCTCCCTCGCCATCTTCACTGGCCTACATAAAGATTATCACAAGCCCACCGACGATCCGGCTACGCTCAACTACGAAGGCATGGAGCGTATCGCGCAATTCACCGGTCGCCTGCTGCTTGATCTTGCCGGTGATATGAAACGCCCTGACTACATCAAAGTGAAGCGCACTGCCGCCCCCGCCCGCGGAAATATGAGCGCCTACACCGGCGTGATTCCGGACTACTCCTCCGATGTGGAGGGCCTGCTCATTACCGACGTCGGCGCCGGAGGTCCCGCTGCCAAAGCCGGGATCAAAGGGGGTGACATCGTCATCAAATTCGATGGCAAAGTGATTAAAAACATCTACGACTACACCGCCGTCCTCGGCGCAATCAAGGTCGGCAAGGCAACTAGAATCACCGTTCTCCGCGCCAAGAAAAAAGTCGAATTGGAAATCATCCCCGCACGTCGCAAGTAG